From the Kribbella sp. CA-293567 genome, the window AACGCTGGGCGGTCTGCTGGTGGCAGCGTTGCTGTCACCAGCACCCGCGCAGGGCATCGGTGCTTCACTGTCGGCACTGCCGAGTCCGGTGTGGCAGACCAACGCCAGCGTGCAAGGACTCGCGGTGGCGGACGGCAAGGCGTACGTCGGGGGGCGTTTCACCACGGTCCGGCCACCGGGGGCGGCAGCCGGCACCAGCGAGACCGCGCGGACCTATCTGGCCGCGTTCAACCAGAGCACCGGTGCACTCGACACCGGGTTCAACCACGTACTGAACGGGATGGTGTGGTCGGTCGCGGCCTCCGCCGACGGCTCCCGGGTCTTCGTCGGCGGTGACTTCACCAAGGTCGACGGTCAGACCCGCAACCGGGTGGCGGCGTTCGACACCGCCACCGGCGCGCTGGTGTCCAACTGGAAGCCGTCGGTCTCCTACCGGGTCAAGGCACTCGCCGTCTCCGGCACCACGGTCTACCTGGGCGGCTCGTTCGGGCTGGTCAACAACGTCGCCCGGCCCCGGCTGGCGGCGGTCACCACGAGCACCGCGGCACTGCTGCCCTGGGACCCCCAGGCGGACAACGACGTGTACGCGATCGACGTGGCCGACGACGGCAGCAAGGTCTATGCCGGCGGCAACTTCTCGACCATCGGCGGTACTTCGAGCTGGGCCGTGGCCAGCCTGGACCCGGCCGACGGTTCGCTGCAGCCGTTCGCGGCGGCCGCCGCGGTACCCGCGCCCAACGGCGGGTGCGTCTCGCGGGTGAAGGACATCGAGACCAGTGGTGACCGGGTGTACTTCGCCAACGCCGGTGACGGCGGCGGCTGCTTCGACGGCACCTGGGCCGCGGATGTTGCCTCCGGCAACCTGATCTGGAAGAACAACTGCCTGGGCGCGACCGAGTCGGTCACCGTCGTCGACGGCTGGCTCTACAAGGGCTCGCACGCGCACGACTGTGCCTACCAGGGCGGCAGCGGCTTCCCGCAGGGGCCGGGCCGGTTCCTGCTGACCCAGAACCTCGACACCGGCGAACTCGGTCCCTGGTTCCCGAACACCAACACGGGCTCCCCCACCGCGGTGGGTCCGCTGGCCTCCGCGACCGGCGGCTCGGACCTCTGGGTCGGTGGCGACTTCACCACCGTCAACGGCTCCGGACAGCAGGGCCTGGCCCGCTTCACCAACACCGGACCGGGTGCGGCACCGGGCAAGCCGGCCAAGGTCGTGCCGGTCAGCTACAAGGCCGGCCAGGTCAAGGTGAACTTCCAGACCGTGCTGGACAACGACGACATCACGTTGACCTACCGGGTACTCCGCAGCTTCAGCAACACCGTCGTCGCGACGTACTCGGCCGATTCGCGCTTCTGGAACCGGCCGTGGCTCTCCTTCACCGACAGCGGACTCACCCCCGGCTCGTCGCAGGTCTACCGGATCGAGGTGACCGACGGAAACAGCACGTTACGGGGTGACTACTCGGTCGCGGTGACTGTGGCCAGTGTGGACGCGCCGTACGACCAGCAGGTGATGGCAGACGGCCCCACGGCGTACTGGCGGCTCGGGGAGGCCAACGGGACGGCCAACGCGACAGACTCGTCCGGCCAGAACAACACCGGCCCGTACTCCGGCGTCACGCTCGGGGTGCCCGGCGCACTGAGCAGCGGCGGCAACACCGCCGGTGACTTCGCCGGTTCGAGCCGGCTGATCGGGCAGACCGCTGTCAGCCAGCCGCAGAACTTCAGCGTCGAGGCCTGGTACAAGACCACCTCCGGCAGCGGCGGCAAGATCGTTGGCTTCGGCAACAGCCCGAACGGAACCAGCAGCCAGTACGACCGGCACATCTACCTGCAGAACGACGGAGCCGTCGTGTTCGGCGTCTACGACGGTTCGACCAGGACGATCAGCTCGGCACCCGGCACCAACGACGGCCAGTGGCACCACGTGGTCGGCACCTTCTCGCCGGGTTCGCAGAAGTTCTACCTCGACGGGGTCCTGCTCGGCACCCAGAACGTGGCCGCCGCCGAGGCGTACACGGGGTACTGGCGGATCGGCGCCGACAACCTCAACGCCTGGCCGAACAACCCGTCCAGCGCCGGTGTCGACGGCACTCTCGACGAGGTCGCCGTCTACCCGGTCGCGCTCGACGCCGACCAGGTCGTAACGCATTACGAGGCTCGCTAGATATACGGGGTGGGGCCTGCCTTCGACAGGCGGGTCCCACCGCAGCCGGTGAGGGGTCACCGGACTTTCAAGGGGTGCCGGAGGGGTTCGGCACGACAGGGGGAAACCATGCGTTTACGGAGGATGACTGCTGCGCTCGCCGCCGCAGGACTCGCGCTGGCCGTCGTGCCGGCGCTGCCGGCGACCAGTACCGGGGCTTCACTGACAGCAGTACCGGGGACGACCTGGCAGACCGACGCGGCCGTGCTCGGTCTCGCGGTTGCCAAGGGCAAGGCGTTCGTCGGCGGCCGGTTCACCCGGGTCCGCCCGCCGGGCGCCGCCGCCGGCACCAACCAGACCGTCCGGACCTACCTGGCGGCCTTCAACCAGACCACCGGGGCACTCGACACCGGCTTCAACCACACGCTGAACAACACCGTCTGGTCGATCGTCGCCTCGCCCGACGGAACCAAGATCTACATCGGCGGGGACTTCACCCGCGTCGACGGCCAGGTCCGCAACCGGATCGCCGCCTTCGACGCGACCACCGGGGCGCTGCTGCCGAACATCAGGCCCAACGTCTCCTACCGGGTCAAGACGGTCGCGGTCGGCGGCGACAGCCTGTACTTCGGCGGCTCCTTCGGCCTGGTCAACAACGTCGCCCGCAACCGCGCGGCGGCGATCAGCACGGTCGACGGCAGCCTGCTGCCGTGGAACCCGAACGCCGACGCCGACGTGTACGCGATCGACGCAGCCGACGACAACTCCAAGGTGTACCTGGGCGGCACCTTCGCCAGGATCGGCGGCATCAGCCGCTGGGCGGTTGCCAGTGTCAACAACTCGACCGGGGCGCTGCTCCCGTTCGCGGCCGCCTCCGCGGTACCGCTGCCGAGCAGCCGGTGCACCTCGCGGGTCAAGGACATCGAGACGAGCGGCGACGTCGTCTACTTCGCCAACGCCGGTGACGGCGGCGGCTGCTTCGACGGGACCTGGGCGGCGAACATCGGCACCGGCAGCCTGATCTGGAAGAACACCTGCCTCGGCGCCACCGAAGCGATCACGATGGTCAACGGCTGGCTCTTCAAGGGCTCGCACGCGCACAGCTGCCCGGGTGCCTTCCCGGACGGCACCGGAGCACACTTCCTGCTCCTGCAGAACCCGGCGAACGGCAACCTCGGTCCCTGGTTCCCGAACACCAACGCGGGTCCGCCCACCGAGGTCGGTCCGCTCGTCTCGGCCACCGGTGGCTCGGACCTGTGGGTCGGAGGCGACTTCACCAAGGTGATGGGAGCCAACCAGCAGGGCCTGACGCGCTTCAACAATCTGGGGGCGGGCGCCAAGCCCCTGGGCCCTGTGCTGCCGACACTGTCCAGTACTACGACCGGTCAGGTGCGGGCGACCGTCCAGACCTCCCTGGACAACGACGACATCACGCTGACCTACCGGCTGCTGCGGGGCGGCTCGAACACGGTGGTTGCCACCACGACGGCCAACTCCACCTTCTGGAGCCGCCCGACGGTGACACTGACCGACACCACGGCACCGTCCGGCACGTCGCAGCAGTACCGGATCGAGGTCTACGACGGCAACAACGTGGTACGAGGCGGGTTCGCCGGCATCACTGTGCGCTAGCCACCCGATGGGCTGCGATGGCGCGATGGGCTTCGTGCCACCACAGCAGCAGAGTGCAGAACGAAGCGACGGCAAGGCCCCAAGCCGCACCCTTGGGGCCTTCCAGGAAGGCTCCTCCGACCCCTGAGACGATCAGGACGATGGAGGAGACCAGACGGACCCGCAGGCCTCTGGTCGCGGCCGTCAGGGCACGCAGGATGGCAAAGGCACCCGCGTTGGAGGCTCCGAAGGCCTGCAGCAGGATGACCGGCACCAGCACGGTCCTGGCTTCGGCCCAGACGCCAGGACCGAGCAGTTCCCTACCGACCACCTCGGGCAGCAGCAGGAAGACCGCACCCCAGGCCAGCGCGCCTGCGCCGACACCCAGCGAGATCGCCAGGCCGACGAGCCACAGACGCCGGTAGGAGTGCTTCAGAGCCCGCGCGGCCTCCGGTACGGCGATCATCCGGATTCCCTGGTTCAGCACGTTCACCGGGCCCAGCAGGACCTGCGCGCCACGGATACCGGCCGTCGCGACCAGCCCCGCGGCGACGGTGATCCCCAGCATGTACACCTGGATCGTGCCGCTGACGGCCAGCATCTCCCCGACGTACTTCGGTGTCAGATCCCGGTGGCTCACCAGCCACTCCCGGATCAGCTGGCGCCGCGGTGCCACCCCTGCCTGGAACCGGCCCGCCACCGCGGCGATGACAGCTCCCAGGCCCCAGCCCAGCGTCAGCGAGAACGCCGTCACCGCGTCGGCCAGGTAGAGCCCGCCGAAGATCCCGCCCATCGCGAGCAGCCAGATCAGGTCGTTGAGAAAGGCTTTCTGGCCCTCCCCCACGACGAAGAAGGCCCAGCGCCAGGCGTCCTGCAGCAGCAGACCGGGCAGCGTCACCGCGAAGGCGATCAGGACACCCTTGGACGGTACGCCGGGGAACAGCGCGATGGCCAGGCCGACCACCATGCCCATCAGGCCGGCGAACAGCGCGGTCGCCGTACTGGCCCGGACAGCTCGCTCCCAGGCCGGGCTGCGGTCGCCGGAGTGCCGGACCGACAGCGGCTCGGTGGCGACGGCGCGGGAGACGTTGAGGGCGATCGTGTAGCCGCCGAAGGCCAGCGCGTAGACACCGAAGTCGGCCACGCTGCTGCTGCGCGCGATCAGCACGCCGACGGCCAGGTTGCTCAGGCTCGACAGCGCTTGATCGGCGAGCCCCCAGCTCGCCCGGCCGGCCGGCCCGGCCAGCCTCGACAGCTTCAAGCGACCGGCCGCGGCGGCTGACGCAGGATGCCGACCCCGAACCTCGGGATCCCCAGGACGTAGCGACGCCACAGCCGGCGCGGCTCCTTGTAGAGCCGGTAGCTCCACTCGAGACCGGCCCGCTGCATCCAGTCCGGCGCGCGGTCGAGCCGGCCGGTGTGGAAGTCGAAGGCCGCGCCGACCCCGATCAGGATCGCCGCGTCCAGGCGGTCCCGGTGCTCGGCCATCCAGCGCTCCTGCTTCGGCGCGCCCAGCCCGATCCAGATGATGTCCGGCTTCGCCTCGTTCAGCCGGTCGACGATCTCGGCGTCCTCTTCGGCGCTCAGTGCCCGGTACGGCGGCGAGTAGACCCCTGCCACCTTCAACCCGGGATGCCGCGCGGTGAAGGTGTCGCGCAGTTGCTCTGCGACCCCGTCGGCGCCGCCGTAGAAGTACTGCGACCAGCCGCGTTGCTCGGCCTCGGCCATCACCCGCTCGATCAGGTCCGGCCCGCAGACCCGCTCCATCCGCTCGAAGCCGGCCTTCTTGCCGGCCCAGACCAGCGGCATCCCGTCGGGCAGCGTCATCCCCGACGTGTTGTAGACCTTCGTGAGCTCACCGTCCGCCCGGGCGTGCAGCAGCGCGTTCATGTCCGAGACGCAGACCAGGTGCCGCTCGCCGGCGTCGATCCAGCGCGCGAACGTGCCGACGGTGTGGTCCATGTCGGTCACGCTGACATGGATCCCCAGCACGTCGACCCGGTCCTGCGTCGTCCCAGTCATCGCTCAGTCCTCGCGGGTCAGCGCTGCGAGGTCGGCGTCCACCATGATCCGGACCAGCTCCGGCACGTGCACCTGGGCCTTCCAGCCCAGCTCGGCGTGCGCCTTCGAGGCGTCACCGATCAGCGAGTCGACCTCGGTCGGCCGCTCGTAGCGCGCGTCGTAGTCGACGAAGTCGTTCCAGTCCATCCCCGCGTGCTCGAACGCCAGCGCGACGAAGTCCTTGACCGAGTACGACGTCCCGGTGGCCACGACGTAGTCGCCCGGCTGGTCGTGCTGCAGCATCCGCCACATGCCCTCGACGTACTCCGGCGCGTAGCCCCAG encodes:
- a CDS encoding LamG-like jellyroll fold domain-containing protein, whose translation is MGILTLGGLLVAALLSPAPAQGIGASLSALPSPVWQTNASVQGLAVADGKAYVGGRFTTVRPPGAAAGTSETARTYLAAFNQSTGALDTGFNHVLNGMVWSVAASADGSRVFVGGDFTKVDGQTRNRVAAFDTATGALVSNWKPSVSYRVKALAVSGTTVYLGGSFGLVNNVARPRLAAVTTSTAALLPWDPQADNDVYAIDVADDGSKVYAGGNFSTIGGTSSWAVASLDPADGSLQPFAAAAAVPAPNGGCVSRVKDIETSGDRVYFANAGDGGGCFDGTWAADVASGNLIWKNNCLGATESVTVVDGWLYKGSHAHDCAYQGGSGFPQGPGRFLLTQNLDTGELGPWFPNTNTGSPTAVGPLASATGGSDLWVGGDFTTVNGSGQQGLARFTNTGPGAAPGKPAKVVPVSYKAGQVKVNFQTVLDNDDITLTYRVLRSFSNTVVATYSADSRFWNRPWLSFTDSGLTPGSSQVYRIEVTDGNSTLRGDYSVAVTVASVDAPYDQQVMADGPTAYWRLGEANGTANATDSSGQNNTGPYSGVTLGVPGALSSGGNTAGDFAGSSRLIGQTAVSQPQNFSVEAWYKTTSGSGGKIVGFGNSPNGTSSQYDRHIYLQNDGAVVFGVYDGSTRTISSAPGTNDGQWHHVVGTFSPGSQKFYLDGVLLGTQNVAAAEAYTGYWRIGADNLNAWPNNPSSAGVDGTLDEVAVYPVALDADQVVTHYEAR
- a CDS encoding WecB/TagA/CpsF family glycosyltransferase encodes the protein MTGTTQDRVDVLGIHVSVTDMDHTVGTFARWIDAGERHLVCVSDMNALLHARADGELTKVYNTSGMTLPDGMPLVWAGKKAGFERMERVCGPDLIERVMAEAEQRGWSQYFYGGADGVAEQLRDTFTARHPGLKVAGVYSPPYRALSAEEDAEIVDRLNEAKPDIIWIGLGAPKQERWMAEHRDRLDAAILIGVGAAFDFHTGRLDRAPDWMQRAGLEWSYRLYKEPRRLWRRYVLGIPRFGVGILRQPPRPVA
- a CDS encoding fibronectin type III domain-containing protein, which gives rise to MRLRRMTAALAAAGLALAVVPALPATSTGASLTAVPGTTWQTDAAVLGLAVAKGKAFVGGRFTRVRPPGAAAGTNQTVRTYLAAFNQTTGALDTGFNHTLNNTVWSIVASPDGTKIYIGGDFTRVDGQVRNRIAAFDATTGALLPNIRPNVSYRVKTVAVGGDSLYFGGSFGLVNNVARNRAAAISTVDGSLLPWNPNADADVYAIDAADDNSKVYLGGTFARIGGISRWAVASVNNSTGALLPFAAASAVPLPSSRCTSRVKDIETSGDVVYFANAGDGGGCFDGTWAANIGTGSLIWKNTCLGATEAITMVNGWLFKGSHAHSCPGAFPDGTGAHFLLLQNPANGNLGPWFPNTNAGPPTEVGPLVSATGGSDLWVGGDFTKVMGANQQGLTRFNNLGAGAKPLGPVLPTLSSTTTGQVRATVQTSLDNDDITLTYRLLRGGSNTVVATTTANSTFWSRPTVTLTDTTAPSGTSQQYRIEVYDGNNVVRGGFAGITVR